The following proteins are co-located in the Dromiciops gliroides isolate mDroGli1 chromosome 2, mDroGli1.pri, whole genome shotgun sequence genome:
- the PTRHD1 gene encoding putative peptidyl-tRNA hydrolase PTRHD1, which produces MAAPVEAVQPLVQYLVLRGDLARAPFSWPLGALVAQGCHAAIAALHAHRDHPNTAAYLRDLGSMRKVVLEAPDEAALMSLAETLKQNNIDYTLWLEQPENIATCIALRPYSKVEVNTHLRKFKLLK; this is translated from the exons ATGGCGGCTCCCGTTGAGGCAGTTCAGCCGCTGGTGCAGTATTTGGTTCTCAGAGGGGACTTGGCGCGGGCTCCGTTCTCGTGGCCCTTAGGTGCACTGGTGGCGCAGGGGTGTCACGCGGCCATCGCGGCCCTGCATGCTCACCGCGACCACCCAAATACGGCGGCTTATCTCCGGGATCTGGGGAGCATGCGCAAAGTGGTCCTCGAG GCTCCAGATGAGGCTGCCCTGATGTCACTGGCTGAGACCCTGAAACAGAACAACATTGACTATACGCTATGGCTGGAGCAGCCAGAAAACATTGCCACCTGCATAGCTCTTCGGCCTTATTCCAAAGTGGAGGTGAACACACATTTGAGGAAGTTCAAGTTACTGAAGTGA
- the CENPO gene encoding centromere protein O isoform X2 translates to MAVSRKRGALYQLEILETQGFRSGSQQDRPQEQQETETNLEVEILKLRKLRDELRAKVKLQRASARKPITHLEPYEPVNNSEENLEMKLEKAKAFFQAFHLTGLSGKLTTKGVCVCFNTAFEGNILDSYYVELSIQKPLKIHRHSIPVFFPLEQIAAKYLQTNFQQFVYSLSEHLNAYSGRKYQADQLQCGFSTLLARPLQRNSLCTLLSFTYTGEPTGESFPFCARLVYQDLTTTLPTNVTVTYQGTGATPASWEEQRAVHETLFYNKALHKVFESFLRVKENLDCISSVPTSR, encoded by the exons ATGGCAGTTTCCCGGAAACGTG GTGCTTTATATCAGCTGGAAATACTGGAGACTCAGGGTTTCAGGTCAGGCAGTCAACAAGACAGACCCCAGGAACAGCAGGAGACGGAAACCAACTTGGAAGTGGAGATCCTCAAACTGAGAAAACTTCGGGATGAACTGAGGGCTAAAGTGAAGCTTCAGCGAGCCAGT GCCAGAAAACCCATCACTCACCTAGAACCCTATGAACCAGTGAACAACAGTGAGGAAAATCTGGAAATGAAGTTGGAAAAAGCTAAAGCTTTCTTTCAGGCATTCCATTTAACAG GGCTCAGTGGCAAATTGACCACGAAAGGGGTCTGTGTCTGCTTCAACACTGCTTTTGAGGGAAACATCTTGGATTCCTATTATGTGGAACTTAGCATCCAAAAACCACTTAAGATACATCGACATTCAATTCCAGTTTTCTTCCCCCTGGAACAGATAGCTGCAAAGTACTTGCAGACTAATTTTCAACAATTTGTGTATAGTCTCAGCGAACACCTGAATGCATATTCTGGGAGAAAATACCAGGCAGATCAACTTCAG TGTGGCTTTTCAACTTTGCTAGCCAGGCCCTTGCAGAGAAATTCATTGTGCACTCTGCTGTCATTCACATACACCGGGGAGCCCACTGGAGAGTCCTTCCCTTTTTGTGCCAGGCTTGTGTACCAggacctcacaacaactcttccCACCAATGTCACAGTTACCTACCAAG GGACGGGAGCAACACCTGCCTCGTGGGAGGAACAACGAGCTGTCCATGAGACTTTATTCTATAACAAAGCCCTTCATAAGGTGTTTGAGTCTTTTCTGAGAGTAAAAGAGAACTTGGATTGTATATCCAGTGTGCCCACCAGCAGATGA
- the CENPO gene encoding centromere protein O isoform X1, producing the protein MAVSRKRVFSLSGALYQLEILETQGFRSGSQQDRPQEQQETETNLEVEILKLRKLRDELRAKVKLQRASARKPITHLEPYEPVNNSEENLEMKLEKAKAFFQAFHLTGLSGKLTTKGVCVCFNTAFEGNILDSYYVELSIQKPLKIHRHSIPVFFPLEQIAAKYLQTNFQQFVYSLSEHLNAYSGRKYQADQLQCGFSTLLARPLQRNSLCTLLSFTYTGEPTGESFPFCARLVYQDLTTTLPTNVTVTYQGTGATPASWEEQRAVHETLFYNKALHKVFESFLRVKENLDCISSVPTSR; encoded by the exons ATGGCAGTTTCCCGGAAACGTG TCTTTTCACTCTCAGGTGCTTTATATCAGCTGGAAATACTGGAGACTCAGGGTTTCAGGTCAGGCAGTCAACAAGACAGACCCCAGGAACAGCAGGAGACGGAAACCAACTTGGAAGTGGAGATCCTCAAACTGAGAAAACTTCGGGATGAACTGAGGGCTAAAGTGAAGCTTCAGCGAGCCAGT GCCAGAAAACCCATCACTCACCTAGAACCCTATGAACCAGTGAACAACAGTGAGGAAAATCTGGAAATGAAGTTGGAAAAAGCTAAAGCTTTCTTTCAGGCATTCCATTTAACAG GGCTCAGTGGCAAATTGACCACGAAAGGGGTCTGTGTCTGCTTCAACACTGCTTTTGAGGGAAACATCTTGGATTCCTATTATGTGGAACTTAGCATCCAAAAACCACTTAAGATACATCGACATTCAATTCCAGTTTTCTTCCCCCTGGAACAGATAGCTGCAAAGTACTTGCAGACTAATTTTCAACAATTTGTGTATAGTCTCAGCGAACACCTGAATGCATATTCTGGGAGAAAATACCAGGCAGATCAACTTCAG TGTGGCTTTTCAACTTTGCTAGCCAGGCCCTTGCAGAGAAATTCATTGTGCACTCTGCTGTCATTCACATACACCGGGGAGCCCACTGGAGAGTCCTTCCCTTTTTGTGCCAGGCTTGTGTACCAggacctcacaacaactcttccCACCAATGTCACAGTTACCTACCAAG GGACGGGAGCAACACCTGCCTCGTGGGAGGAACAACGAGCTGTCCATGAGACTTTATTCTATAACAAAGCCCTTCATAAGGTGTTTGAGTCTTTTCTGAGAGTAAAAGAGAACTTGGATTGTATATCCAGTGTGCCCACCAGCAGATGA